A region of Rhizorhabdus wittichii RW1 DNA encodes the following proteins:
- a CDS encoding OsmC family protein (PFAM: OsmC family protein), with protein MPTETFDFAGGGDHRLAGRLERPEGTARGWAIFAHCFTCGKDQRVAVRIARALAAQGIGTLRFDFAGIGGSEGSLAESSFAADRRDLIAAAEAMAAAGHAPSLLVGHSFGGAAALAAAGDMPSIKAVATIAAPFDVAHVLRHFDAAAVETIEREGAAEVVLAGRTFRIGKAFVDDLRRHDQGARIEALHRPLMILHAPFDEVVDIENATRIFLAARHPKSFVSLDKADHLLTGAGQAEQVAALVAAWAAPYLPRPDPTRDEGEADVVAEETGAGRFQVAIQAGGIRFLADEPAAVGGLGSGPTPYDLLSAGLAACTTMTLRMYADQKGWEIGRIRTAVGHAKRKGEAPADLFTRRIAFGGEVDAERRARLLEIADRCPVHRTLEASARVETSLGGPPAAAEPIEAHMTAVEGLVESAE; from the coding sequence GTGCCGACCGAGACCTTCGACTTTGCCGGTGGCGGCGACCATCGCCTGGCCGGCCGGCTCGAACGGCCCGAGGGGACCGCGCGGGGCTGGGCGATCTTCGCCCATTGCTTCACCTGCGGGAAGGACCAGCGGGTGGCGGTGCGGATCGCGCGGGCGCTCGCCGCGCAGGGGATCGGCACGCTGCGCTTCGACTTCGCCGGGATCGGCGGCAGCGAGGGATCGCTGGCGGAGAGCAGCTTCGCCGCCGACCGCCGCGACCTGATCGCCGCCGCCGAGGCGATGGCGGCGGCGGGCCATGCGCCGTCGCTGCTCGTCGGCCACAGCTTCGGCGGGGCCGCCGCGCTCGCCGCCGCCGGGGACATGCCGTCGATCAAGGCGGTGGCGACGATCGCCGCGCCGTTCGACGTCGCGCACGTCCTGCGCCATTTCGACGCGGCGGCGGTCGAGACGATCGAGCGGGAGGGCGCGGCGGAGGTCGTGCTGGCCGGCCGGACCTTCCGCATCGGCAAGGCCTTCGTCGACGACCTGCGTCGCCACGACCAGGGCGCCCGGATCGAGGCGCTGCACCGGCCGCTGATGATCCTCCACGCGCCGTTCGACGAGGTGGTCGATATCGAGAACGCGACCCGCATCTTCCTCGCCGCGCGCCACCCCAAGAGCTTCGTCTCGCTCGACAAGGCCGATCACCTGCTGACCGGGGCGGGACAGGCCGAGCAGGTCGCGGCGCTGGTCGCCGCCTGGGCCGCGCCCTATCTGCCGCGACCCGACCCGACCCGCGACGAGGGGGAGGCCGACGTCGTCGCGGAGGAGACCGGCGCCGGCCGCTTCCAGGTCGCGATCCAGGCGGGCGGCATCCGCTTCCTCGCCGACGAGCCGGCCGCGGTCGGCGGGCTGGGGTCGGGGCCGACGCCCTATGACCTGCTGTCGGCAGGGCTCGCCGCGTGCACGACGATGACGCTGCGCATGTATGCCGACCAGAAGGGCTGGGAGATCGGCCGCATCCGCACCGCCGTCGGCCACGCCAAGCGCAAGGGCGAGGCGCCGGCCGACCTGTTCACGCGGCGGATCGCGTTCGGCGGCGAGGTCGACGCGGAGCGGCGGGCGCGGCTGCTGGAGATCGCCGACCGCTGCCCGGTGCACCGTACCCTGGAAGCGAGCGCGCGGGTCGAGACGAGCCTGGGCGGGCCGCCTGCGGCGGCCGAGCCGATCGAGGCGCATATGACGGCGGTCGAGGGGCTGGTGGAAAGCGCCGAGTAG
- a CDS encoding transcriptional regulator, AraC family (SMART: helix-turn-helix- domain containing protein, AraC type): MAGFAAFASEDIFEVREHIAQTYCPHDLAVARRGDALDAWLNHRRLAKLGIGAMAYGAEVAIERIEDQDMLLLMHPTAGAAEIGTAAETIDSHARRASVVDTGELRRMRWSEDCVQRVVQISNAVLDHHATMMMGRPLSRKLRFAAEMPTGAEGAGWWHYASLLCLEVSAEAQGQAVIDSLETLLILKLLESHPSNYSDQLRPQRCKIAPQHVRKVEQYIIAHADRPITLEQLVEVSGVSARALFDGFRRFRGTSPMVFLKSVRLERARDDLRNALPGESVTEIACRWGFYQFGRFAAHYRRLFGELPSETLRKLN, encoded by the coding sequence ATGGCCGGCTTCGCGGCGTTCGCGTCCGAGGACATCTTCGAGGTGCGCGAGCATATCGCGCAGACCTATTGCCCGCACGACCTGGCCGTGGCCCGGCGGGGCGACGCGCTCGATGCCTGGCTCAACCATCGGCGGCTCGCCAAGCTCGGCATCGGGGCGATGGCCTATGGGGCCGAGGTGGCGATCGAGCGGATCGAGGACCAGGACATGCTGCTCCTCATGCACCCGACCGCCGGCGCGGCGGAGATCGGCACGGCGGCGGAGACGATCGACAGCCATGCGCGGCGCGCCTCGGTGGTCGACACGGGCGAGTTGCGCCGGATGCGCTGGTCGGAGGATTGCGTTCAGCGCGTCGTGCAGATCAGCAATGCGGTGCTCGACCATCATGCGACGATGATGATGGGCCGCCCGCTCAGCCGGAAGCTGCGCTTCGCCGCCGAGATGCCGACCGGCGCGGAGGGCGCCGGCTGGTGGCATTACGCATCGCTCCTCTGCCTGGAGGTTTCGGCCGAGGCGCAGGGGCAGGCGGTGATCGACAGCCTCGAGACGCTGCTGATCCTCAAGCTGCTCGAAAGCCACCCCAGCAACTATTCGGACCAGCTCCGGCCGCAGCGGTGCAAGATCGCGCCGCAGCATGTCCGCAAGGTCGAGCAATATATCATCGCCCATGCCGATCGTCCGATCACGCTGGAGCAGCTCGTCGAGGTGAGCGGCGTCAGCGCGCGGGCGCTGTTCGACGGTTTCCGCCGTTTCCGGGGCACTTCGCCGATGGTCTTCCTCAAGTCGGTCCGCCTCGAACGCGCGCGCGACGACCTGCGCAACGCGCTGCCGGGGGAATCGGTGACGGAGATCGCCTGCCGCTGGGGCTTCTACCAGTTCGGGCGCTTCGCGGCCCATTATCGGCGGCTGTTCGGGGAACTCCCCTCGGAGACGCTGCGCAAGCTCAACTGA